The DNA window TATGCCGTCGCCGCCCGCGGGGCGTGTCCACTGGTCCGGGAGGGGCGCGCCGAACGCGCCGCGCCGCCCGTCGGGCGGCAGCACCGAAAGCTCGCCGGTCGGGCGACCGCGCACCAGTCGGCGCGCGTTCGCGCGCGGTCAGGCCGCCTCGGTGCCCTCGGCCTCGCGGAGCGCCGTCAGGAAGCGGGCGCCGTACTTCTCCAGCTTCGCCGGGCCCACGCCACGCACCTCGCCCATGGCGGAGAGCGTGCGCGGCCGCCGCACCGCCAGCTCCGCCAGCGTGCGATCGGGGAACACGACGTACGCGGGCACCTGCTCCGCGCGCGCCAGCTCGCCGCGCACGGCCTTCAGCGCCGCGAAGAGCGCTGCCTCCTCGGGGCCGAGCACCATCTCCTGCGACGGGGCGGGCGCGCTGGCGCCACCACCCGAGCGCGCGCGCGAGCGGCCGCCACCCGGCTTGGGCACCGCGGTCGGCAGCGCGGGCGCCGTCACCGTGTGCTTGATGCCGAGGCAGTTGTCACACCCCGAGCACTGGTTGCGCGCGGCCGGATCGCCGAAGTAGCGCAGCACGAAGTGCCGGCGGCACCCCGTGTGGTACGCGTACCGCTGCATCGCGTCGACCTTCGAGAGCTCGGCCCGGCGCCGGCGCTCCAACCCGTTCCAGTCGATGGGCGCGTCGGCGAGCGCGCGCCGTGGATCGGTGAGGCGCGTGCCGCCGCCCGCCCGCTCCACGACCACGAACTGGCGCGCCTGCAGCGCCTCGAGCACCGGAAGCGCCCCCTGCCCGCCGCCCATGCCCGGCGGCAGCGCGTCGAGGTCGACGATCGCTCCCGACTCCAGCTGCTTGCCCGCGATGCGCCAGAGCGCGCGCAGGAGCTCGAGCGCCATCGGGTCGCTGCCGAGCTCCCGCTTGATGCGGTCGGGCGTCGCCAGCAGGCGCACGTGCACGCGCGACGGCGACTCCGACTCGGTGCGGATGAGGTCCGCCTGCGACATCACGCGCAGCGCGCTCTCGACCTCGCGCGCGCTCACCTTCCCCGGCAGCGCGACCGCGAGATCCTCGGCGCCGTACTGCACGAGGCCCGAGCGGTCGGCGTCGCGGCGCAGGCGCTCGAACACCTGCTCGACCAGCTGCCGCTCCGGATACGCGCCCTTGATGAAGAACTCGTGCGTGAAGCGGTCGGGGAACGAGTGCAGCAGGAAGACCTCGGACGGCAGGCCATCGCGGCCCGCGCGTCCCGCCTCCTGGTAGTACGCCTCCAGCGAGCCGGGCATCGCGTGGTGCACGACGAGGCGCACGTTGGGCTTGTCGATGCCCATGCCGAACGCGTTGGTCGCCACGATGGCGCGCACGTCCTCGTTCATGAACGAGTCCTGCACCTCGTGGCGGTGCGCGTCGTCGAGGCCCGCGTGATACGCCACCGTCGGGATCTTCGCGCGCGTCAGCACCTCGGTCACGCGCTCCACCGACTTGCGCGTGGACGCGTAGACGATCGCCTGGCCGTCGTTGCGCGCGAGCACGTCCGCGAGCGCCGCGTCCTTCTCGCGGTCGCCCTTCACCGGCACCACGTGGTAGTGCAGGTTCGTGCGGTCGAAGCCCGTGATGACCGTCTCGGGCTCGTGCAGGCCGAGCTGCGCGGCGATGTCGCGGCGGACCTCGGGCGTGGCCGTCGCGGTGAGCGCGATCGTCACCGGATCGCCGAGCGCCTCGCGCACGCGCCGCATGCGCAGGTAGGAGGGCCGGAAGTCGTGCCCCCACTCGCTGATGCAGTGCGCCTCGTCCACCGCCAGCAGCGCCACGCCCATCTCGCGCAGCCGATCGGCCGTGTTGCCGAAGTCGAAGCGCTCGGGCGCGACGTAGAGCAGCTTCAGCTCTCCGCGTGCCGCGCGCGTGAAGCGCTCCTGCGCCTGCGCGGTCGTGAGCGTGCTGTTGATGAACGCCGCCGGCAGGCCGCGCGCGGTGAGCGCGTCGACCTGGTCCTTCATCAGCGAGATGAGCGGCGACACGACGACCGTGAGGCCCGGCAGCAGCAGCGCCGGCACCTGGTAGCAGAGCGACTTGCCGCCGCCGGTGGGCAGGATGACGAGCGTGTCCCGCCCCTCGAGCACGGCGCGCACGGCGCGCTCCTGTCCGGGGCGGAACTCCGGATAGCCGAAGCGCGCCCGCAGCAGCGCGCGGGCGTCGTCGAGCGTCGGCGTCGTCACCTGCTGCGACATTCGGTCAAGCTACTCGCGTCGCGCGTGCTCGGCGGACCACCGCCACGCGCCAGGGATGATTCGAACGCACCACGGCGGTGCGCGGGAGCGGCAGGATCAGACGGCGCGCGCGAAGTGGCCGCGCGTGAACGCGGACCCGACCACGGCGCGCACCGCGGCCACGTCGGGGCGCAGCCCGCCGGCGAGCGCGTCGAGCGCCGCGCGGTAGCCGCCGACGATCTCGCGGATCGGGTCGCCCGGCACGTTGAACACGAGCTGGAAGCCGCGGATCCCCGAGCGCCACAGCCGCGGCAGGTACTCCGCGCCCTCGACCGGCCGCGAGTGCAGCAGCCGGTTGCGGCAGGCCGAGTCGGTCGCGACCGGGAAGGTGTAGCCGGCCGGATCGGTGAGCTGCACGTTGGTGTGCTTCTTCACGCACAGGTCGCGGCACGTCGTCGGCTCGCGGTCGAACGCGGCGGAGAGGACGCAGTGCTCGATCGTCATCCCCTCGGGGCGGCCGTAGACGAACGCGTCGAAGCCGTCGCCGTCCCACGGCGCGACCACCTGCGCCATCTCGTCGGCGGTCAGCTCGACCGAGAGGGTGAGCCGGCGGGCGCCCAGGCGGAACAGCTCCGCGGCCGTGTGCTGGTTGAAGCAGTTCACCGCATAGTCGGCGACGACGTCGCGGCCCGCGCGGCCGAACTCCATCATCAGCCCCGTGTGCCCCGTCAGCAGCGGCAGGCCCAGGTCGAGCCACTTCTGGACCGCGCGGCGCTCCTCGGGGCGCACGATGGTGGGCGTGCGGAGCCGCAGCGCGACGCCGCGCGCGGCCAGCTGCTCCTGCGCCGCGCGCACGCGCGCGACCGGCGGCGCGGGGTGCCGCAGGAACGGATCGAACACGACCTCCGTCGCGCCGCCCTCGGCTGCCAGGAGGGCGTCCTCGAGCGAGTAGACCGACGCCCGCAGCGCGAACGGCGCGACCGGCGCAGCAAGCTCGGCCGCAACGACGCCCCCCGCGTTCAGGGTTACGGCCTCCGCCGGCTCGATCCCCGACCATTCCGACGCGTCGGCGACCGGCGCGACGCGCGCCGGCACCTCGCTCGCCGTCCGCGCGCGCCCGATCGCCGCGGCGATGCGCTCCTCGCGCTCGGCCACGACGGCCTGGTGCGCCCAGTCGCGGCGCAGCAGCAGCTCGTCGGTCGCCTCCTGCCGCAGGCGATTCAGCTCGCTCACGGGCAGGAAGAGGCCGACGCCCAGCCCCGCGATGTCGAGCGCGCCGAGCGAGAACGGCGTCCCGCCCATGCGCCCGAGCTGCTCGCGAAGCTGCGGGACGTCCAGCGCGCGCTTGGAGGCCTGCGCCAGCGGCACGTCGCTGCGCACCGTGACCTCGTCCTCGCCCGCGCGGAAGACGGCCTTCAGCGGGCCGCCCCCGTGGCCGAACAGGCGCACGTCGACGCGCGTCCGGCGCGCCTTGCTGCCGTCCGGCATCGCGGCGAAGCTCGCGCGGGCGCGCTCCAGCAGGGCCGCGTGCGACGTGCGCACCACGCGCCAGCCCAGCGGCACGCGACCGCGGGCGGCGATGGCCTGACGCGTCATGCCGGCGCGCGTCGCCAGCGTACGCGCCGCCGTGACGGTGAAGCCGGTGCTCGTGCCCGGCGTGCCGACCGGCGGCTCGAAGCCGACGCCGTCGCCCACGGCCAGCGGCTCGCGGACCTCGATCAGCAGGTCCGCGCCCTCGCGGCCGACGACCACGCCCAGCTCGACGCCGGCGTTGTCGGGCTGCGTGCGCGTGATGTACTCGCGCCCCTGCCGGCCGCCGTACATGCCGCCCGTGAACCCGCGGCTGTAGATCTGCACCAGCGGCTGCACCTCGGCGTCCGTCGGCGGCGCCCAGCTCCCGCGCTCGATCTGGTCGAGCCACTCGCGGTAGCCCTTCGTGACCGTGGCGACGTACTCGGGCTTCTTCTTGCGCCCCTCGATCTTGAGGCAGCCGACGCCCAGCTCCGCCAGCGCGGGCAGGTGGTCGTGCGCGGCGAGGTCCTTGGTCGAGATGAGGTAGCCGCGATCGAGCTCCTGCCCCTGGAGCACGTCCGTGAGGACGTAGTCCTTGCGGCAGCTCTGCGCGCACGAGCCGCGGTTGGCCGAGCGCTCGGAGATCATGCCGGACATGAAGCACTGCCCGGAGTACGAGATGCAGAGCGCGCCGTGCACGAACGTCTCGAGGCCGAGGTCCGGGACCGCGTCGCGGATCGCGCGGACGTCGTCGAGCGTGTTCTCGCGCGCCAGCACGACGCGCTCGACGCCCAGCTCGCGCATCACGAGCGCGCCGCTGACGTCGTGCACGGTCATCTGCGTCGAGCCGTGGATCTCCAGCGTCGGGTAGACCTGCTGGATGAGGCGCACGATCCCCAGGTCCTGGACGATGGCCGCGTCGATGCCGCGGTCCATGCACTCGCCCAGGTAGGTCAGCGCGTCGGCCAGCTCGTCCGGCTTGATGAGGACGTTGAACGTCAGGTAGACGCGCGCGCCCTTCGCGTGCGCGATGGCGCACGCCTGCTCGAGCTCGTCGAGCGAGAGCTGGGCGCCCTCGTCGCGGGCGTTGAAGCGCGAGGCGCCCAGGTACACGGCGTCGGCGCCGTTCGCGACGGCAGCGCGGACGGCCTCCAGCGTACCGGCCGGGGCGAGGAGCTCGGGAACCTGACGGGTGCTCATAAGCTGCGAAATATAAACGACTTGGGCACCCTGCGGCACCTCGGCTGCCGCGCTACTCTGGCGGCTTGGCAGCCACGCGCGTACCCCGGCGGCAATGCCAGGTTCGCCGTCGCGCGAGGGCCCGATGTGCCGGCCGTTGCATCTGCGCCAGCACGCGCGGCGGCTTGCATCGCGCCCATGAATGGCGGAGCTTGCCGGCAACGACTGCGGCCTCGGCGAGAACACGCGCGGCCGTCCACCTGCCTGTGCCTCCATGCGTACCATGACCACCGGCGGGCGCTACGCCGGCCGCGCGCGACGCATCGTCACCGCGCTCGTTCTGGCGACCGCCTGCGGTGGGTCCGACGATGCGACCGGTCGTCTCCCGAGCGGACCCGACGCGGGCCCCACGCCGGCCTCGGTGACGATCGCGCCGCGCACGGTGGCGACGATCGCGGGACGCTCGACTGCGTTGGTGGCCGTCGTCCGTGACGCGCGCGGCGTCGTCATGCTAGCGGCCCGTCCGACGTGGACGAGCAGCGATCCCCTGATCGCCGACGTCGACGGGAGTGGCGTCCTTCGTGGCGTCGAGGCGGGCACGGTGCTGGTGCGCGCCACGGCCGGTAGGGCGACCGACTCCGTGTACGTCACGGTCGCGCGCGCGCCTGTCGCCTCGGTGACCATCGTCGCCCCGGTCGACCGCGTGGTTGCCGGCGAGACCCTGTCCCTCCAAGCGAACGTACTCGACGATCGGGGCGTGCGCGTCACCGATCGGTCGGTCATGTGGACCAGCTCCGACACGACCCTCGCGCGCGTCTCCGCCGATGGCGTGGTCGCCGGCGTGAGGCCCGGCACGTCCACGATCTCGGCGGAGGTGGAAGGACGGACGGCCCACCTGCCGCTCACGGTGGCACCGGCACCGGTTGCCGCGGTGCGGATCACGACAGCTGCCACCGCGCTCACGGTCGGCGAACGCATCACGCTCATCGCGACGCCGCTTGACGCCCGTGGCGCGCCGCTGACGGGACGCTCGGTCGTGTGGCGCTCATCGGACGAGAGTGTGGCGACCGTGAGTGCGACGGGTGACGTGCTGGCGATCGGGCCCG is part of the Roseisolibacter agri genome and encodes:
- a CDS encoding RecQ family ATP-dependent DNA helicase, with translation MSQQVTTPTLDDARALLRARFGYPEFRPGQERAVRAVLEGRDTLVILPTGGGKSLCYQVPALLLPGLTVVVSPLISLMKDQVDALTARGLPAAFINSTLTTAQAQERFTRAARGELKLLYVAPERFDFGNTADRLREMGVALLAVDEAHCISEWGHDFRPSYLRMRRVREALGDPVTIALTATATPEVRRDIAAQLGLHEPETVITGFDRTNLHYHVVPVKGDREKDAALADVLARNDGQAIVYASTRKSVERVTEVLTRAKIPTVAYHAGLDDAHRHEVQDSFMNEDVRAIVATNAFGMGIDKPNVRLVVHHAMPGSLEAYYQEAGRAGRDGLPSEVFLLHSFPDRFTHEFFIKGAYPERQLVEQVFERLRRDADRSGLVQYGAEDLAVALPGKVSAREVESALRVMSQADLIRTESESPSRVHVRLLATPDRIKRELGSDPMALELLRALWRIAGKQLESGAIVDLDALPPGMGGGQGALPVLEALQARQFVVVERAGGGTRLTDPRRALADAPIDWNGLERRRRAELSKVDAMQRYAYHTGCRRHFVLRYFGDPAARNQCSGCDNCLGIKHTVTAPALPTAVPKPGGGRSRARSGGGASAPAPSQEMVLGPEEAALFAALKAVRGELARAEQVPAYVVFPDRTLAELAVRRPRTLSAMGEVRGVGPAKLEKYGARFLTALREAEGTEAA
- a CDS encoding U32 family peptidase, whose product is MSTRQVPELLAPAGTLEAVRAAVANGADAVYLGASRFNARDEGAQLSLDELEQACAIAHAKGARVYLTFNVLIKPDELADALTYLGECMDRGIDAAIVQDLGIVRLIQQVYPTLEIHGSTQMTVHDVSGALVMRELGVERVVLARENTLDDVRAIRDAVPDLGLETFVHGALCISYSGQCFMSGMISERSANRGSCAQSCRKDYVLTDVLQGQELDRGYLISTKDLAAHDHLPALAELGVGCLKIEGRKKKPEYVATVTKGYREWLDQIERGSWAPPTDAEVQPLVQIYSRGFTGGMYGGRQGREYITRTQPDNAGVELGVVVGREGADLLIEVREPLAVGDGVGFEPPVGTPGTSTGFTVTAARTLATRAGMTRQAIAARGRVPLGWRVVRTSHAALLERARASFAAMPDGSKARRTRVDVRLFGHGGGPLKAVFRAGEDEVTVRSDVPLAQASKRALDVPQLREQLGRMGGTPFSLGALDIAGLGVGLFLPVSELNRLRQEATDELLLRRDWAHQAVVAEREERIAAAIGRARTASEVPARVAPVADASEWSGIEPAEAVTLNAGGVVAAELAAPVAPFALRASVYSLEDALLAAEGGATEVVFDPFLRHPAPPVARVRAAQEQLAARGVALRLRTPTIVRPEERRAVQKWLDLGLPLLTGHTGLMMEFGRAGRDVVADYAVNCFNQHTAAELFRLGARRLTLSVELTADEMAQVVAPWDGDGFDAFVYGRPEGMTIEHCVLSAAFDREPTTCRDLCVKKHTNVQLTDPAGYTFPVATDSACRNRLLHSRPVEGAEYLPRLWRSGIRGFQLVFNVPGDPIREIVGGYRAALDALAGGLRPDVAAVRAVVGSAFTRGHFARAV